The Phycisphaerae bacterium genome segment CAGTTCACAATCGCGGGGCTGCCGGCCGCCAGATACAGCCCGCCCCCGCGCTTCTCGCTGGTTGCGGAACCATTCGCGTTGCCGGCCGTGATCGTGAAGCCATCCAGGAGAGCCGTGCTGTCCGTGTTGCTGCCGGTAACGACGTGATAACAATTGTCTGCATTGCTGCCGGGCGTGCCGATATCACCGCTGAGAACCGTCTGCTTCGTCGTGAAGTCGCGATCGGCCAGTCTGAACGTGGCCGGCTCTTCGGTGCCGGCAAAACCGCCGTAGACCGAGACGTTGTTCTTCAACGTGAAAGTCGCTGCCCGTCCACTCGGCACACTGGGCTTGTAGTAGTCCGTCGGGTTCGGGGACGCGGCCACCCAGATGTCAGGTTTCACCGGCGGGTTAGAGGCCAAGTTCACCGCAGCCTCGGCCGCGGCCAGGGCGGCCTGCAACGACGTGTAGGCATTGGTCCAGCTTGTGCCGTTGTTCAGTCCACTCGCGTCCCACTTGACGTAGATCACGTTCTCGCAGACGTCGCCGATACCGTCACGGTCGGTGTCCCGTTGGTCGGGGTTGAGGACGTTGAGACAGTTGTCGCAGGCGTCGCCCACGCCGTCACCGTCGGTATCCGTTTGAGTCGAGTTTGAGATGAGGGGACAGTTGTCGATCGGATCGTCGATGCCGTCTTCGTCGTCGTCTGGGTCACAAGCATTTCCCGAGTCGTCACCGTCCGTGTCGGTCTGGTCCGGGTTGTACACGGTCGGGCAATTGTCCTCGCAGTCCAGCATGCTGTCCATGTCGACGTCGGTGTCCGGTACGCCGCATCCGCACACGCCTGGCTCTGTTTTGTCCGGGTCATTGGGGCAACCGTCGATGCAATTCGCTGTCCCGTCGCCGTCGGAATCGGTATCCGGCACGCCGCAGCCACATACGCCCGGCTCAGTCTTGTTCGGATCGTTGTCGCATTCCTCCTCGCAGTTGTGGTACCCGTCGCCGTCCGTATCATCGCCGATGACCCACTGACTGCAGACCTTCCATCCACACTCCGGCTGCACATTGGGCAAATCGTCTTCGGTCAGTCCGGGCGAACAGATGTTGCCGGCGAAGTTCGCAATGCCGATATTGGCTCCGGTGATAGTCCCGGCCGCCGTTATGGTGCCGGAGCCCTCCGTGGCGCTCGCCGCAGTGATGTGGCCGAGGATGCTTCCGCCACAGGTAATGGAGCCGTCGAATGGGCCACCACAGCCAATGTTGGCACTGCTCAAGATGCTGCCGGCGATATCGAGATAGCAGTCATGGCAGTTGATGTTTCCATTCACACTACCGGTGATACCCTGCTGCGTATCGCTGTAGAGGTTGAGTCTGCAGTAGCCTCCATAGGTGGGTGTTCCGGGGCCGCGAGACAAGCCGATGTAGGACACGTCTCCGGAAACCCGAGAGCCAACGGCGATCTGGGAGCTCTTGAATGCGGACAGATTGACCGTGAGGTTGGTGATCGGGACCGGGTCTGATCCTGAGGGATACATGAATTCGATGCAGACGTGCCGGTTGATGATCTGCTGGTAGTGTTCTGGAACAGTCGAATAAGTGACCGTGATATCCTGACGACTGGCACAGTAGATGCGATACGCTCGCTGCGAATGGTAGCCGTCAAGATAGCTCCAGCATCCTCCCAAGAACTTCACCGTTGTCTCCGTTACCTCGACTTCAGTGGACAGCTCATTGAATCGCCATTCGGGGAGACAATCGACAGTAGATTGATTGGTTTGCCGAAGGCCGTTGCGGACGACAACGATCGTGCCACAGGCACCGTTGGCAATCGTGTCGCCGGTCAGAGCGGCAAGTACACATATAGCTGCGAAACTGCGTGGCCTCACGTCTATTCTCCTCCTGACAAGAAACTTCCTACTGCCGCGAGCAGCGGCGGCCGACGGCCATGAACAAGCCGATCACCAACACCAGCAATGCTGATGGCTCGGGCACTTCGTCGATGCGGATGTAGTCCCATTCAGCAGCGGTTGGGACGTAGTACCAGTCCTTGCCAAAACCAAACTGCGTCCACAAGTTGGTCCCAGTGGGAGCCTGGAGAGTATCGCTAACCTGAAGCTCGCCGTCGATGTAAACGGAGAACAATGCGCCAAACGACTCGATGCGAAAGGTGTGAAACTCACTTGTCAGCAGGGGCGTTCCTACCACTGTACGATCGAGTCCTCCCACGTCCCTGGCCAGGCTGATTACAGCATTGGAGGACCGCCAGGAAATGCTGATGTCACTGGTCAGATCCTCGCCACCGATGAGAAGATCCTGATACGAGTAGCCATCGTCATTGGACGTTCTTGCCCGCCATTCGATCGCGACGGTGTCCGTAGTCAGTTCCACGTCCTTGCGGTAGAACACCGTCGCGCCGCCCAGCGGTGTAGCGTCAATACGAAAAACGCCGTTGGCAAGCGAACGGGTGTAGACAGCGGGGTCTTCCTGGCTCCCTCCCGGAATCCAGCCGTCGTTCTCCGGAAACACGTCACCTTCATAGATGATATAGGCTGCCTCAAGCGAAGCAGTAGCCGCGAAGAGAATGAATGTGCCGAGTATCCAGTGTGACCTGTACATCGCGATCCTCCTCATGAGCTTCTGGACCGGATTGCCAACGCCGCTTGGGGAGCATAGTGGCGAAATCCGGTTTGTCCCTACTCCCTGTTCCGCGCAACTCCGCCACTCTGCGCCCGCGAGTCACCTGCATCGTATCCAGAACCCGAATCTTCTGCAAGCCTTTGAAAGGAATGCTAGCGATAGAGAACAACCGCTGAGACGGCCTTGCTCATGGAGAAGGCGCCGGGCCTCGGAGCATCTGCAATCCTCTCCCAGGGGCAAGCGTCTGTTCTCCTATTCTGCAAGAGCGACGAGCAGCAAATGCCAAAAGGATCAAGGTCATCATGATCGAGGCGCAAGGCTCAGGGACATCCCATGCTCGAATGTAGTCCCATGAACCAGTGGTTGGCACAAGGTCCCAGTCTTTCGTGAATCCGAACTGCGCGCGCAGGTTGGTCCCGATGGGTGACTGGAGAGCGTTGCTGACCTGGAACAGTCCGTCGACGTAGACGGCAAAAAGGGATCCGGATGACTCGACGCGGAAGACATGATATTCATCAGGCGACAAAGGTGTTCCAACAACTATGTCATCAAGTTGGCCAGCATCTCTTGCCATCCCGATCACTGCCCCGGAGGCTCGCCATGAAAGACCAATGCTGCTGGTAAGACCGTCGCCGTCAATAAGAAAGCTAAAATAGGAGTAACCGTCATCATTGGATGTTTTCGCCTGCCATTCGATACAGACATAGTCGCTCGTCGGCTGTAGATCTCTGCGGTAGAATACAGTGGCCGTTCCCGTCGCAGTTGCGTTGATCGCAAAGATGCCTGAATCAAGCGAACGGGTGTAGACGGCAGGGTCTTCCTGGCTCCCTCCCGGAATCCAGCCGTCGTTCTCCGGAAACACGTCGCCTTCATAACTGATATAGGCTGCTTCGAGCGAAGCAGTGGCCGCGAAGAGAATGACTGTGCCGAATATCCAGCGTGACGTGTGCATCCCCAACCTCCTTGTGAGCTTCCGGACGAGATCAACGGCGTTCCTCGCGAATGTAGCGGCAAGACCCGCTTCTCCGTCAATCCCGGTTCCGGGCAACTCCACCACCATGTGCTTGCGAGCTACTTGGATCGTATACAGAACCCCAGTGTTCTGCAAGTCAATGAAACGAGTGCGCGAAGAAAGGCCACGACGCCGGGCGGTCACCAGAAGACCCGCCAATCCGAACAGAATCTGCATCGATGGCTCGGGGAGGAAACAAAGGGGACATTCCACTTTTCTGCTGCCCTCAGTTGTCCGCGAAGGATATGAGGAGGGCGTAACACGGCGATCGCGGGCGAACGGACCAGCGACGGACCGTCGAGCATTCGCTTGTACCTCGATGCTTGTCCATCCGGCAGCATATCCCCCAGATTCGCAGGGTTCCCGCCTCAACAGCTTGCCGGTCCTCGCTGGTTTGCCCAAGTTTGGCTTCCTTTGGCGCGAGAGGTTGTCGGCATTCGGCACTCAGCGGT includes the following:
- a CDS encoding thrombospondin type 3 repeat-containing protein — protein: MRPRSFAAICVLAALTGDTIANGACGTIVVVRNGLRQTNQSTVDCLPEWRFNELSTEVEVTETTVKFLGGCWSYLDGYHSQRAYRIYCASRQDITVTYSTVPEHYQQIINRHVCIEFMYPSGSDPVPITNLTVNLSAFKSSQIAVGSRVSGDVSYIGLSRGPGTPTYGGYCRLNLYSDTQQGITGSVNGNINCHDCYLDIAGSILSSANIGCGGPFDGSITCGGSILGHITAASATEGSGTITAAGTITGANIGIANFAGNICSPGLTEDDLPNVQPECGWKVCSQWVIGDDTDGDGYHNCEEECDNDPNKTEPGVCGCGVPDTDSDGDGTANCIDGCPNDPDKTEPGVCGCGVPDTDVDMDSMLDCEDNCPTVYNPDQTDTDGDDSGNACDPDDDEDGIDDPIDNCPLISNSTQTDTDGDGVGDACDNCLNVLNPDQRDTDRDGIGDVCENVIYVKWDASGLNNGTSWTNAYTSLQAALAAAEAAVNLASNPPVKPDIWVAASPNPTDYYKPSVPSGRAATFTLKNNVSVYGGFAGTEEPATFRLADRDFTTKQTVLSGDIGTPGSNADNCYHVVTGSNTDSTALLDGFTITAGNANGSATSEKRGGGLYLAAGSPAIVN
- a CDS encoding PEP-CTERM sorting domain-containing protein (PEP-CTERM proteins occur, often in large numbers, in the proteomes of bacteria that also encode an exosortase, a predicted intramembrane cysteine proteinase. The presence of a PEP-CTERM domain at a protein's C-terminus predicts cleavage within the sorting domain, followed by covalent anchoring to some some component of the (usually Gram-negative) cell surface. Many PEP-CTERM proteins exhibit an unusual sequence composition that includes large numbers of potential glycosylation sites. Expression of one such protein has been shown restore the ability of a bacterium to form floc, a type of biofilm.): MYRSHWILGTFILFAATASLEAAYIIYEGDVFPENDGWIPGGSQEDPAVYTRSLANGVFRIDATPLGGATVFYRKDVELTTDTVAIEWRARTSNDDGYSYQDLLIGGEDLTSDISISWRSSNAVISLARDVGGLDRTVVGTPLLTSEFHTFRIESFGALFSVYIDGELQVSDTLQAPTGTNLWTQFGFGKDWYYVPTAAEWDYIRIDEVPEPSALLVLVIGLFMAVGRRCSRQ